The genomic stretch ACTAACGGAGTTGGAATTACGCATCCGCTCCGAAAACAACGAGAAACGACGAATTAAAGAGGCGAAATTCCCTCTGCTCAAGACACTGGAAAATTTCGACTTTGAAGCTGTACCCGAACTCGACAAGCGTCTAATGCGAGATCTGGCCGTGGGAGACTACCTTAATGAATGCCGCAACGTGATCCTGATGGGTAAAAGCGGTGCAGGCAAAACGCACCTAGCAACCGCTCTCGGTATCGAGGCTTGCCGTCAAAGCAAGCGAGTACGCTTCGTTACCGGCTACACTCTTGCTAATGATCTTGTGGAAGCCCGCACCGAGAGAGATTTAAATCGCCTACTCGGTAAATATACCCGGCTTGACCTGCTCATTCTCGATGAACTCGGATACGTGCCGTTCTCAAAAGAAGGAGCGGAATTACTCTTCCAGATCCTCGCTGAACGCCATGAACGCGGTTCGGTGATCATTACCACCAACCTTGGCTTTGCTGATTGGACGCAGATATTTGGTGATCACAATATGACCGCTGCGCTCCTCGATCGGCTAACTCATCGCGCCCATATCATCGAATGCACTTGGGACAGCTATCGCCTCAAGCAGTCTCTGAAAGGAGGAAAAAAGAAAACCCTTTAGCTGTACGATTAATTTACTAACCACCGAGGGTGGTCAAAATTCGGTGATCACAGGTGGTCAATTTTCGGTTGTCATAACGACGGCTTAATGGTGCGCATAAGGGAGCGCCATGGCTTGACTCGTAGCACCAGCTGCAGGAGGCGGATCAGTTTTTTACTTCCTGCATGGAGAAATCCATACGATCTTGCTCGCCGGAATCTTCGGGGGAGTACGTGGAGCGTGAGTAGATAAAGAAAGTACTCGCCTTTGACGGTTCTGGTGCGGTCTTCTCCACTTTTTGCATGGCGATAGCGGAAGGTGATCATGCCGTTTTGGCTGTGCAGAATATCTTTTTCACGGATCACACCACGATACAAATAGCGGCCAAGGTAGATTAATGCTTTTTCGCCGTTGCCCGCATCTTTGCAGTCAACCACCCACTGTTTTGGGCAATCATATGGAACGGGTAGTTTGTTTTCGACCAAACTTTGAAGCAGCTTTGCTCGGAATACGTTGGCCAATGCTTTATGGCAAAAAAGGTAGTTCCCAGACTTCTTGTTCCTCCAGTTGATGTCTAAAGAGTTCGCGACGGAGTTGACAACCGTTCTGGTGTTGTTGGCTGTTGTGGCGGTCAAGTGGGTATATCTGGCAGTGGTTAGAATGCTGACATGGCCAAGAATCTGCTGCAGCTCGAGCAGGTCGACTCCAGCTTCCAGCATATGGGTGGCATAACTGTGGCGCAGGGAATGGCATGTGATCCTTTTTAGGCCAAGGTGCCGAACCACGCCTTGCATAGCGGTTTGGATGCCTCCCCTGTCCAGAGGCAAATCAACCAAGTGGGCATTCTTCAGGCCTCGTTTTCTACTGGGGAAAAGAAAGCGGGGATGCTGGTGCACCGCCCAGAACTCCCGCAACAGCTGCAATGTTTTATTAGGCAAAGGCACCAGTCGATCCTTGTTCCCCTTGGCATCGCGAATATGCACCCGCATATTGCCAGCGTCGATATCGTCTACTGTAAGCCGGATACCCTCACCAAGGCGTAAACCCATGCTATAGCAGGTAAAGAAGAAAACCTTGTAGCTCAAGATACTGGTTGCGGCGAATAATCGTCCAGCCTGCTCCACCGACAAAATATCAGGAATTCTTGATGCCTTGGGCGGTTTGATCAGGAGAATGTTATCCCAAGGCTTGCGCAACACTTCAGAGTAGAAGAATTTCAGCCCGTAGAGGTCAAGCTTGACCGCACTCCAAGAGTGCGTATCCAACAGCTCAGTGAAATAATCAAGCAACTGATCGGATGAGAGATCGCCAACATTGCCATCGAAATAATTGCCGATGCGCCGAATCGCCCGAGCATAAGCATCAATGGTCTTCGGTTGCAAACCGCCAAGTTTGAGGCATTTGAGATGTTTCTGATACAGTTTGCCAAAATTAGGATTTTGCAGCATGGTGGTGTTCATTGTAATCTCCTCGGCAATTGATAGAGAGCGGCAACCGCTCTGCTGCTACCTATTACCGAATAAATTGAGATTACAACTGGTTAATCGTGCTTAGATGGGTTTATTCTGGATTTTACCTGCCGCGTAGCGGCTTCGTCCAACGAGTCGTTGAACCCGACAAATTATTGCGGGTTAACTAAGCGTTCGATTTTAAAAATGAGGTGACTGTGACTGCTAGAATCGTCGAATTTCTCAGAAAAAAAGATCTCGTATTTGTCAAAGAGCTTGGCCAAGGCGCTTGCGGAAAAACAGTTATTTTGCATGACGAAGTTATTGACGAAAGATTTGTTTGCAAAAAATACGCTCCTATTTATGAGCCTCTGAAAGAGGAATTGTTCGAGAATTTTGTCAGAGAAATAAAGCTATTGCACTTACTTAACCATCCAAATGTTGTACGTGTATTTAATTATTATCTGTATCCGGATAGGCTTACTGGCTACATACTAATGGAATTGATCGAGGGAAATGATATCGAGGAGTATTTGCTGTTGAACCCTGAGAAAGCAAATCAAGTTTTTTTGCAAACAGTCGATGGCTTTCAACATCTTGAGAAAAATGGAATTTTACACAGAGACATCAGGCCACAGAATATCTTGGTTTCAGAAGATGGCGTAGTTAAAATCATCGACTTTGGCTTTGGCAAGCGAATAGCGACGAAAAGTGACTTCGATAAAAGCATTACACTGAACTGGTGGTGCGAACCCCCACTTGATTTTGTTAGTCACACATACAACTTTAAAACAGAAGTGTATTTCATTGGTAGATTGTTCGAAAAAATAATTTTGGAATCAGGTGTTGAGCAGTTTGCCTATAAAAATCTGCTATCGCGAATGTGTGCAAGCGATCCTTCACAGAGAATTGAATCATTTGACAAAATAAAGCAAGAAATCTTGGCTGGAAAATTTAATGAAATTAAGTTCTCCAATTATGAGCTTTCTGCATATAGATCTTTTGCAAATGATTTGTCGAGGGTTATCTCCAAAGTTGAGCAGAGTACGAAATATCATCGTGAAGCTCAAGATGTGGAACGTAAGTTAGAAGATGCTTACCGCCTTGTAATGCTTGAAGAGGTATTGCCTAACAACTCTCTTGTCATTCAATGTTTTCTCAATGGGGCCTATTATTACTCTAATAAAATATTTATTGAGGTAGAAAATCTTAGAAAATTTGTTGAGTTATTGAGGTCTAGTTCTCGGGAAAAGAAGAATATAATCTTAAGCAACATATATACTCGCCTAGATAATATTCAAAGGTATATGGAAAGCAACAACTTTGATGACGATATTCCATTTTAGCCAGTCGATGAAGTAGATGCATGTGGACCTCAGTAGAAAAGCAAAAATCGAACCAGCGCATCCACCGGACATGGGTACAGCAGTGGTTTTCGAAATATTTCTACTTGGCGTTTGGCCTCTACGCTGCCGGTGATGCTTTGCGTTATGTGCAAAAAAGGAGTCCTGAGCTTTGTCAGACAATGCATTGCTAGCGCTATACATCGGCTTTGGGACTGTCCTTGGCCTCTCATTGGTGCATTTATTTCAACCTTTCTTGGCCGTTCGCAAAAAATATCTACATTCAGGCAAGAATGGATAAATTCACTTCGAGACGTATTTTTGAACATTATTTTTCGGGCAGAGGTTTTTACCGACGTTGCGCACAAAGATGATGAGGAAGCATATCGGGAAAAAGTGAAGCTCCTTGAAGCAATATCCAAAGCAAAGGTTCTTCTGAATCTCAGAGAAGAAGAATCTCGAAATCTCGTTCAAGCCCTAGAAGTCATCCCCGCCGAATATATGGGGAAAACAGGCGGATCAAAAAAATTTAAGGCACTTCAACCACGGATTGAAGAAACCATGCGGGATATTTTGAAAGAAGAGTGGAATCGAGTTAGGGATGGCGAAGTTCTTTGGAAGTTTAAAAAGCTCTTTAAACCAGGTGGCTTTCTACAAGAGTTCCATTGCTCACGGCTGGCAACCATTTTGTTGCTTCTAGTTTCAATGGTCGTGTTTGTGAAGTGGGTGAAATGCTCATAACACGGCGCTCCAGCCGACGCGCCAAAGGCGCGCGCGGCTGAGCTCGGCGTTAGGTGTAAGGAGGATTACTATGAGCCGCAATATCAAACTGGTCTTAACTGGATGCACACTCGTCTTGTTGGCTGGGTGCGCGTCAAATCCATCTGTATCCTCCCTTTCCTCTCTTGAGAGGCAAAGGGTTGCTCAGATGGTGGTTTTCGAAGCCGGTTCTATTCCAAGAGACAGCTACCAAATACTTGGGGCAGTTGAAGGAATAGCCTGAAACACAATCTGTATGCAAGCGGTTCACCGAGCCTGGATGAAGCCAAACAAGGCATTCGCATCCGTGCAGCTCAATTAGGGGCTGATGCGGTAATAAATATGATTTGCGAGGACAAACAGGAAGTCGATTGGGGAAGGAATTGTTGGCAAACAGTGGTGTGTGTAGGAGATGCGATCGTTTTACATGATAAATCGTCGCTTTCCCGACCGCCGAGGCAATAATTTTGTATGCGAGCGAAAGAAATACCAATCACGGCTGGGCGCACCTAGCGAAAAGCGATGCTGGCATGCGCAATGGGGTCAATATTGCGTGGGAAGCCGTAACACATCACGCGGTGGCCGAAGCGTTCGGCCTGCCGTTTCTTCGGTGGAAGCGGTCGTCAATACGCTACTCCCTTTGGGGAGCTGAAGACCTGAAACGGCTTGCACCGCGAAGGGGGAGCATCAAAGCATTCTCTATTCTTTGACGAGATCCCGAATAACTTCTTTGGTTCCTTCAACGGCAGCGTTGACTTTTTGGCCAGCCTTCTCTGCGGCGCTTTCAAGCTTTTCATTGGTTTTTTCGGCAGCTTCCTGAATTGCCGCGCCGGTTTTTTTCGCGGCATCGTCAATCGCAGCACCGGTCTTTTCCAATGAGGCGTCAATTTTTTGCCCTGCCGTTTGGGCGGGGCCGGCTTTTTCAATGACGTTGTCAATTTTCTGACCGAGCTTTTCCGCAGGCCCTTTTTCGCTACAGCCAATGACACCGAAAGGGAGAGAAAAAAGAAACAGAAAGAGAGATATTTTTGCGGTAGACTTCATCATTCGCTCCTTGATACAAATTCATCAAACACGCTGCAGGGTACCATTCTCTTTGACCTTTTAACAATCTCTAACCGAACTCTAAGGAGGCCGCCCATGGAACGTGCAAACTTTCGCGCCACACTGACCGTTAATCAACAAGAGTATACGTATTACAGCCTTGAGCTTCTTCATCAGCGAGAAGGGTATTACCTTGACCGACTGCCGTTTTCGATTCGGATATTGGTGGAAAATGCGCTGCGCAAGTTGGATGGAAAAGCCGTAACGGCCGATACGGTGCGGGAAATTAGCAATTGGCAACCGCGCTATGAGCAACCTCAGGAAATTGCCTATTACCCCGCGCGGGTTTTGATGCAGGATTTCACCGGCGTTCCCGGCGTCGTCGACCTTGCTTCCATGCGCGATGCGGTGGCCGAAATGGGGCTTGACCCGAAAAAGATCAATCCCGTCGTTCCCGTCGACCTGGTCATCGACCACTCCGTGCAAATTGATTATTATGGCACCGCCGATGCGCTTGAAAAAAACGTGGCACTGGAATACGAGCGTAACAGTGAACGATATATGCTTCTCAAGTGGGCGCAGAAGGCTTTTCACAATATGCGGATTGTGCCGCCAAATTCCGGTATCTGCCATCAGGTTAACCTTGAGTATCTTTCGCAAGGGGTAATGACGCAAAGCGTTGGTGGCGAAACGGTGGCGTTCCCCGACACCCTCGTTGGCACTGATTCCCACACCACGATGATCAACGGCCTTGGTGTGATGGCGTGGGGTGTTGGTGGGATTGAAGCGGAAGCGGTGATGCTCGGCCAGCCGTATTATATGTCGATTCCTGAAGTTATCGGCGTGCATTTGACTGGACGTTTGCGCGAAGGGGTGACCGCAACCGACCTTGTGTTGACACTGACGCAACTCCTCCGCAAGCATAAAGTTGTCGAAAAATTCGTGGAGTTCTTTGGCCCCGGCATGAAAGAACTGCCGCTGACCGATCGCGCGACGATTGCCAATATGGCTCCCGAATACGGCGCGACGATGGGATTTTTCCCTGTGGACGAAAAAACTATCGAGTATCTGCGCAACACCAATCGCACTGAAGCTGCGGCATTGACCGAAGCCTACTGTAAGGCGCAGAAACTTTTCTACCATAGTGACGAAATGCCGGAATACACCGCAGTGCTGGACTTCAATTTGAGTTCGGTCGAGCCTTCACTCGCAGGGCCAGCACGTCCACAGGATCGCGTGGCGTTGGGCGATATGCGCACCGCATTTCAGGCCGCTTTCGGCGAAAGCGATGTGACAGGCATTCCTGTGGAAATCGGGGGAAAAGCGGAAACCATCCGCGACGGTTCGGTCGTCATTGCGGCGATTACGTCGTGTACCAACACATCGAACCCATTCGTGATGGTGGGTGCGGGGTTAATCGCCAAAAAGGCGGCTGCGCTGGGGATGCAGGTTCCAGGCTATGTCAAAACATCACTGGCACCCGGTTCACGTGTCGTGCAGGATTATTTAGAACGGGCGGGGCTTTTGGAGTCCTTTGAAAAGCTTCGTTTTCACCTTGCTGGTTTTGGCTGTACGACGTGCATTGGTAACAGCGGGCCTTTGCATCCGTCGATTGAAGAGGCGATTGAGCGTCATAAACTGGTGGTCGCATCTGTGTTGTCGGGCAACCGCAACTTTGAGGCGCGTATTCATGGCTCAATTCGCGCCAACTATCTGGCATCACCCATGCTTGTCGTCATTTTTGCCCTTGCTGGACGGGTGGATATCGACCTTTACCACGATCCGATTGGGAGCAATGCGTTCGGCATGCCGGTCTTCTTGAAGGATTTGTGGCCGTCAAGCGAGGAAATTTATACCACGCTGAAAACCGCGCTGACACCAGCGGCATTCGCGCAGGAGTACGGCCATATCCTTGACGGTGATACCTTTTGGCAGCAGCTGCCGGTTCCCGAGGGGGAAACCTTTGCATGGGATCCACAGTCGACGTACATTCGCCGTCCACCGTTTTTTGAAAACTTCTCACTGCAGGCCGACACCGTCACCGATCTGCGTAACGCACGGGCATTGTTAGTGTTAGGCGATTCGGTGACGACGGATCATATTTCACCTGCCGGTACTATCCCCAAGGCGTATCCCGCTGGGCAATACCTGCAAGGGCAGGGGGTAAAGCCGAGTGACTTTAATTCGTATGGTTCACGCCGTGGCAGTCACGAAGTAATGATGCGGGGAACCTTTGGCAATGTGCGGATCAAAAATGCGCTGTGCGCTCCAGCAGAAGGGGGTATTACGCGCAAACTCCCTGAGGGCGATACGTGTTATATCTACGATGCTTCTGTGGCGTATCGCCAGCAAAATACCCCGCTGATTATCCTTGCGGGCAAAGAGTACGGCACTGGCTCATCGCGTGACTGGGCGGCCAAAGGGACGGCTTTACTGGGCGTCAAAGGGGTGATTGCCGAGTCCTTTGAGCGGATTCACCGCAGTAATTTGATTGGCATGGGCGTGTTGCCGATGGTGTTCCAAGCGGGGCAAAGCTGGCGTCAACTTGGACTGACGGGGGAAGAAGAATTTAGTATCGAAGGGATCGCATCGTTGACACCGGGGAAACTCCTGAACATTATGGTGAAAACAACTGATGGTCAGGTGAAGTCATTTAAAGTTATTGCCAAGTTAAACACCGATATTGAAGTGGAGTACTTCCAGAGCGGGGGGATTCTGGCGCAGGTGTTGCGGCAGTTGGCAGCAGAGTAAGCGGAGTATGCCTGAAAGGGACAGAAATCGCATGTTCCTCTTAATATTTTCCGGTTAACGCCAAAAACGTATCCTCTAAACTGATCTCATAAGGCTGAATCGTTATTTCCCCTTGGGCATAACGGTTTAGCCTTTTCGTTGCTTCTCGCGCGTCCAAGGTGCAAATCACCTGATAGCCACTGGCTGTATGTGAGATATCTTGTACTGTGGGGTCGCATTCGATTTCTGCCAACGCTATTTTTCCCTGAATATAATAGCCGTACCATCCATCGTGCAGCTCCGTCAGCGGTGCATGTTTCACCACGCGTCCCTTATCGATAACCAGCGCTTCATCAATAAAACGCTCCAAGTCCTGCATAATATGGGAGGTTATCAGAACAGTTTTCTTCCGTTCGGTAACATACCGGTTGAGATACTCAAGGAAAAGGCGGCGATACCCCGCGTCCAGCCCCATCGAAAAGTCGTCAAGAATCAGCAGGTCGGCGTTCTGCGCCATCAACACCGCGAGCGCAATCTGCGAACGTTGTCCGCATGACATATGGCCTATTTTGTGCCGCAGCGACAAGCCGAGTTTGGCGACAAGCGTGTGGTAGGTCTCGCTTTCCCATTTCGGATAGAAGTGACGGTAGAAGGATTCGGTCTGTTGAATATCAAAAAATTCGTACGATAAATGCCCTTCATGTAGCAGCGCAATCCGCTGTTTTGTTGCTGGTAACAGCGCATGTGCCGGCTCGCCAAAGAGCGTACATTGACCGTGTTGCGGTTGTAAAAACCCCATGATGATATTGATGGCGGTGGTTTTCCCCGCGCCGTTTTTGCCAAGCAGACCAAAAATTTTCCCCGCCGTTACGGTAAAGGAAATATCGTGCAGCACGGTTTCTTGCTCGTAGGCATGGCAGAGATGGTCGGCGCGAATGATGACCTCAGAAGTCATAACTCACCCCCGCCCAGATCTGCCGCCCGAGCTCATAGGTTTCGGTCGCATTGGTGGTATTTTGCTGGTCATTGCCGATGCGGTTTTTGGCATTCAGCAGATTGAAAATATCCAGACGAAACGTGACACGATGCGTTGCTTTGATGGCCTGCTCCCACGCGAACGACAGGTCAAACGTGGTTGCGGGGGCATATTTGACCACACGGTACGCACTGGTGGTGTGGCGTTCATACTCGCCCGTTGCGGTATTGTAATCGCCAAACCCGAGGAAGTAGGCGTTGTCATACTGTTCGATATGGCGATAGCCGGAACGGTAGCGCACGGCGGGAGCAACTGTAAGGGCATCAAAGTAGCGTCCGACATACGCGAGGTTGACAATAATCGGGCGGTTAAAGTTCCCACGCGGCAATTCGCTGCGCCGGATTACGTTTCCTTCGTACACCACCCGCTGCTCCAACTCCTCCAATCCGAACGTGTCGCTGTAGTTTTCGTTTGTTGTCTTTGCGTGTTGCCACATGGCGTTGGTGATAACCGTGTGGCGATTCCATGAGCGTTCCCACTTGATCTGCGCTGAGCGGTACTCGCTCTCTCCCTGATTGTTCAGGTGATAGCTGACCGCGTTATTGGCAGCTACCGCGCGCACGGTGGCAAACTCATCGCGCCCTTCACGGATGATATATTTCAGGGTGAGGTTGCCGTCCAGCACGGTTTGATCGATCCCGACCATGTATTCATCACTATATGGCGTTGCTAAGTCCTGAAAATTGTACGTTATTTTGACGCCATCGGTGGTTGGTTGCCACGGCTGGACGACATTTTGAAACGTCCAGCGTTTTTCCACATAGGTAGGAAGTCGCCCTTCGCGGAGTTTGTTGCTTAGGAGATTGCTCCCGTAATAACGGTGATAGCCAGCGGAAAGCACGGTGTTATTCGTACCAAAGAGGTCAAACTGTGACAAAAGTCTTGGGGCAAGGGTATGATTTTGCATAAAATCGTCGTAGGTGTAGCGCAGGCCAAGTCGGAGGCGAAGACGTTCGAAACGATAATCATCTTCGACATACATGCCGTAGTCATTGACGGTTGCGCGTACGTCAGATGCTGGTGATACCGTGCGGCTGCTGAAGTACTGTTCACCATCAACGCAGGTGTCGTTGGCTCCGCCGCAGATGACATTGGTCGCGCTGCCGATCACGCCCATATACGAAACTGCATTGACTGGACGGTGGAAACGCCCTTCGTTCATCCCGATAGTTGCGCCGTAGCTCAGGCGATGTTTCCCAAAAGCGTCAAACACGCCCACGGTATGGTCGACAGCCAGAGTGATTGATTCTTCAGTTTTTTTCAAATCGCCCCAACCGCCTTCAAAGCTTTTCTGTGGTGAGCCGTCGGCCATTGCGGGGAGCGAATAGCCCCACGGTTTATTCGGGGACGCTTCCCAGGCACGAAAAATATGCGGTGCGCGGCGGCTGTTTTCGGAAAAGGCGTAATCGGCATGCAGGCGGAATTTGCTTTCGCCGTGTTCACGGTGGTAGTTAAGAGCGCCCAGATAGCCGCCGCCATCGATAGCAAAATTACTTCGTTCCGTGTTGCGCATAAAGTAGCGCCCTTCGTAGGGGCTGTAGGCGAGTGTGGCATCCACGTAGCTTGAGCCATCAATATTGTGAATCCCTTTTAAGGAAATCGTTTGCGCTAGGCGATACTGTTCTTTCCACTCGCCGAAATAGCGCAACGGAATGGTGGAATCTGTCTGTTGATAACTGGTCAGCAGTCGGGTATCCGCCGTAATTGGCACGTGGAGCGTGGCGCTATATTGATCTTTCTGGAAGCGCGGTTGCATCTCCGCATGGTCGGAGTTGGCGAAGGCGGTGTGCGTATCATCGTCGATATGAAACTCTGTCCATTGCGAACGGGTTGTACGGTAGCTGAGGTTGCCGCTCAGGGTAGTGGCGGGGAGTTTGGTTGTAACCTCAATAACGCCGCCGGTAAAGCGGTCGTAAGCGGCGGGAACCGTGCTGTCGTGCAGCACAATATCTTCTACCAGTGCGGTATTGAAAAAGAACTTCTGCGCGTGACCCGGTACGTCGGTGGCGCTGTACGGGTTGGTGAAGGCAGGGTCGATGAGGCTGCTGTTGTTCATGCCATCCAGTAAGAATAAATTCTGGTAGCTTTTGCCGCCGGAAATCGAAAGTTGTGGTGGAAGGATTTCGCCGCCGCTCAGTGAGCTGCGGAACGCTTCGTCCATTTGCACAGCGGGAGCGATGCGCAGCAGTTCGGTGATGTCACCCTGCCCTGTTGGAAGGTGGCGGATCACTTCGCGGGGTAGTGGCGTTTGCCCCGATTCGGCGCGGTCGTGAATTTTCCGTTTCACTTCGATTTCATCAAGTAAAAATACATTTTCGGCATCGCTTGTATCAACAAGCGTTGTCATTGATTGAGCGGGAAGAGTGAGTGCGATAGACACCAGTGCGAGCCGGATGGTTGCCATACGTGGTTTCATTCGTATTTTCCTGGGTCAGCGTACAAAGGGGTTGGATCATTCGCGTCAGGTTTGCCGTCGCCATCAGAGTCGTCGTCCAGCTCCAAGCCGCAGGCGGCAATATGGGCAGGTGTTGCCCACGGCAGGAAAAAGTCCGGTTTGCCATCTTTGTCGGTGTCGACGAATGCCACCGCACAAGAAGGGAAGGCGTCGCGCGTCGTCACAGCATGTGCCAGTTGCTTCAGGGCGCGGTTGCGTTCTGTGGACATGGAGAAGATCTCCCACGCCGCACGGTATCCCGCTTCAATCAAGTCGAGCTCTGCAAAGGCCTGAGCGATGTTTTCGTACGCGGCTATTTTTACGCTTTCCAGAACAATCGTTTGGGCATAATCGTAGGCCAGTGCAAGCAGTTCCTGACTTTTTTCGGCCTGCGGCGTGTGTTGGTACAAGTTGGCGATATGGCGCAAGGCGACAACTTGGTTGTTGTCGCTGTTCATGGCGCGAGCACTTTCGGTAGCGCGGGAAAGAAGGGTATCGGTAATGTGGAGTGTGTCACCGACGAGCAGATGATCATTGGCCTGCCCAATAATGAAGTTGGCAGCGTACAAAGGCTCTAGTCCTTCGATGGTCTGATGCGCTTTGCTGAAGAGTGTTCTGGCGCGTGCCGTATGATTCAGGGCAACGTGCTGCGCTCCCACGGCAGCATACGCTTTGGAGCGGGCAAATGAATGAGGCAGCGTGTCGAGATACGCTTCGGCACTGTCAAGTATGGCATCGGACTTTTCTGGTCGTCCGATCAGTCGATATTCTTTGGCGAGTTTTAAATACCCTTTTTCGAGGTAACGGTTGCTCAATAAGTGACTAAATTCAGTGATTAGTTCGTGAGGCGTAAGTTCTGTCTGCTGCCGCACTTGTTCGATTTGTGTTGCAAGGTAATCTAAGGCGGCTTCAGCGAGGGCAAAGTCACCCGACAGGCGGGCGTGGGATGCGATCCCTTGGGCGGTACTGTTAAAGTAGCTCCACGAACTGACGATTTCATCAAAGGTGAGTTGTCCTTTGATCGTGTCGTCGTTGTAGAACGTTTGCGCCGACTGGAATCCTTCGGTACTCCCTTTCGCAATAAGTATCCCTCGGATGGCGGCGGCGCGTCCGGCAGGGGTCAGGAGTGTCAGTATGTCAGTGGCGCTCGTTGTGTCGCCTGCCCAGTAGAGATGACCGGCCAACAGGCCATAGCCTGTCGCCCCTTGCCATGTGGTGCCGGTAGTGGCATTGCGCCACACTTCCAGTTGGGTGAACGCATCGAGAATCTTTTGTTTCATCGTGTTTCTATCGGCACCTTGTTCGGCCAAGGTGCGGTAAATAGCGACCGCCTGCACGGTCGATGAGATATGCGAGTTGTAGTTCGGCCCGGCGAGCGGGGAGAGTTGGTGAATCAGGGTGAAGTAGTAGTCAAGCGCTTGGAGCGCTTCTGGGAGTGCCCCTTCTGTTGCCAGTTGAGCCGCAAAATCGCGCTGCCCGTTGGCAATGCGTGCCCAGCGTGTCCATTTTGCAGTTTGATTAAAGCTTGGCGTATTGTCGATGGCGTGCCAAAGCTGATTGCGCAGGGCATGCGCTTCGTCAAGCCGAGCAATCTGGCTGTAGTTTTTAGAAAGCTCGATTAGCTCGCTGATGAGGAAATCCGTCAATGTCCCTTCGGCCCAGAAGAGCGATTCTGCTTCTTGAAGGTAGGTGAGCGCGGCAGCACTATCGGAAAGGCGAAGTGCCTGGCCGATA from Chrysiogenes arsenatis DSM 11915 encodes the following:
- the acnA gene encoding aconitate hydratase AcnA, with amino-acid sequence MERANFRATLTVNQQEYTYYSLELLHQREGYYLDRLPFSIRILVENALRKLDGKAVTADTVREISNWQPRYEQPQEIAYYPARVLMQDFTGVPGVVDLASMRDAVAEMGLDPKKINPVVPVDLVIDHSVQIDYYGTADALEKNVALEYERNSERYMLLKWAQKAFHNMRIVPPNSGICHQVNLEYLSQGVMTQSVGGETVAFPDTLVGTDSHTTMINGLGVMAWGVGGIEAEAVMLGQPYYMSIPEVIGVHLTGRLREGVTATDLVLTLTQLLRKHKVVEKFVEFFGPGMKELPLTDRATIANMAPEYGATMGFFPVDEKTIEYLRNTNRTEAAALTEAYCKAQKLFYHSDEMPEYTAVLDFNLSSVEPSLAGPARPQDRVALGDMRTAFQAAFGESDVTGIPVEIGGKAETIRDGSVVIAAITSCTNTSNPFVMVGAGLIAKKAAALGMQVPGYVKTSLAPGSRVVQDYLERAGLLESFEKLRFHLAGFGCTTCIGNSGPLHPSIEEAIERHKLVVASVLSGNRNFEARIHGSIRANYLASPMLVVIFALAGRVDIDLYHDPIGSNAFGMPVFLKDLWPSSEEIYTTLKTALTPAAFAQEYGHILDGDTFWQQLPVPEGETFAWDPQSTYIRRPPFFENFSLQADTVTDLRNARALLVLGDSVTTDHISPAGTIPKAYPAGQYLQGQGVKPSDFNSYGSRRGSHEVMMRGTFGNVRIKNALCAPAEGGITRKLPEGDTCYIYDASVAYRQQNTPLIILAGKEYGTGSSRDWAAKGTALLGVKGVIAESFERIHRSNLIGMGVLPMVFQAGQSWRQLGLTGEEEFSIEGIASLTPGKLLNIMVKTTDGQVKSFKVIAKLNTDIEVEYFQSGGILAQVLRQLAAE
- a CDS encoding TonB-dependent receptor, which translates into the protein MKPRMATIRLALVSIALTLPAQSMTTLVDTSDAENVFLLDEIEVKRKIHDRAESGQTPLPREVIRHLPTGQGDITELLRIAPAVQMDEAFRSSLSGGEILPPQLSISGGKSYQNLFLLDGMNNSSLIDPAFTNPYSATDVPGHAQKFFFNTALVEDIVLHDSTVPAAYDRFTGGVIEVTTKLPATTLSGNLSYRTTRSQWTEFHIDDDTHTAFANSDHAEMQPRFQKDQYSATLHVPITADTRLLTSYQQTDSTIPLRYFGEWKEQYRLAQTISLKGIHNIDGSSYVDATLAYSPYEGRYFMRNTERSNFAIDGGGYLGALNYHREHGESKFRLHADYAFSENSRRAPHIFRAWEASPNKPWGYSLPAMADGSPQKSFEGGWGDLKKTEESITLAVDHTVGVFDAFGKHRLSYGATIGMNEGRFHRPVNAVSYMGVIGSATNVICGGANDTCVDGEQYFSSRTVSPASDVRATVNDYGMYVEDDYRFERLRLRLGLRYTYDDFMQNHTLAPRLLSQFDLFGTNNTVLSAGYHRYYGSNLLSNKLREGRLPTYVEKRWTFQNVVQPWQPTTDGVKITYNFQDLATPYSDEYMVGIDQTVLDGNLTLKYIIREGRDEFATVRAVAANNAVSYHLNNQGESEYRSAQIKWERSWNRHTVITNAMWQHAKTTNENYSDTFGLEELEQRVVYEGNVIRRSELPRGNFNRPIIVNLAYVGRYFDALTVAPAVRYRSGYRHIEQYDNAYFLGFGDYNTATGEYERHTTSAYRVVKYAPATTFDLSFAWEQAIKATHRVTFRLDIFNLLNAKNRIGNDQQNTTNATETYELGRQIWAGVSYDF
- the istB gene encoding IS21-like element helper ATPase IstB, producing LTELELRIRSENNEKRRIKEAKFPLLKTLENFDFEAVPELDKRLMRDLAVGDYLNECRNVILMGKSGAGKTHLATALGIEACRQSKRVRFVTGYTLANDLVEARTERDLNRLLGKYTRLDLLILDELGYVPFSKEGAELLFQILAERHERGSVIITTNLGFADWTQIFGDHNMTAALLDRLTHRAHIIECTWDSYRLKQSLKGGKKKTL
- a CDS encoding protein kinase family protein — translated: MTARIVEFLRKKDLVFVKELGQGACGKTVILHDEVIDERFVCKKYAPIYEPLKEELFENFVREIKLLHLLNHPNVVRVFNYYLYPDRLTGYILMELIEGNDIEEYLLLNPEKANQVFLQTVDGFQHLEKNGILHRDIRPQNILVSEDGVVKIIDFGFGKRIATKSDFDKSITLNWWCEPPLDFVSHTYNFKTEVYFIGRLFEKIILESGVEQFAYKNLLSRMCASDPSQRIESFDKIKQEILAGKFNEIKFSNYELSAYRSFANDLSRVISKVEQSTKYHREAQDVERKLEDAYRLVMLEEVLPNNSLVIQCFLNGAYYYSNKIFIEVENLRKFVELLRSSSREKKNIILSNIYTRLDNIQRYMESNNFDDDIPF
- a CDS encoding ABC transporter ATP-binding protein; the encoded protein is MTSEVIIRADHLCHAYEQETVLHDISFTVTAGKIFGLLGKNGAGKTTAINIIMGFLQPQHGQCTLFGEPAHALLPATKQRIALLHEGHLSYEFFDIQQTESFYRHFYPKWESETYHTLVAKLGLSLRHKIGHMSCGQRSQIALAVLMAQNADLLILDDFSMGLDAGYRRLFLEYLNRYVTERKKTVLITSHIMQDLERFIDEALVIDKGRVVKHAPLTELHDGWYGYYIQGKIALAEIECDPTVQDISHTASGYQVICTLDAREATKRLNRYAQGEITIQPYEISLEDTFLALTGKY